A stretch of Geotrypetes seraphini chromosome 2, aGeoSer1.1, whole genome shotgun sequence DNA encodes these proteins:
- the LOC117354564 gene encoding oocyte zinc finger protein XlCOF6-like isoform X1, translating to MKANSLEKEVLLGMVSGKRKLGETKGPLAGYHQEWHWNEHQAIERSLGNMIWVTFDDIAVSFSQEEWEYLDEGQKELYREVMKENYETLISLGSPAVAPEIISYIERGEEPYVRDESRLGERATGESSCSADLQLSQEWKRVKNRGEGLVEIEEIKTQSENVCENISQSPEKINTKSCEQESKEQRDLAEDTTDGVTKCERNDGELSNIAEDQTRPFINNSDKVTSKFQERKGRKHQNAFTSIASKRSINFISPKCSKSFPLFSELQMHTTNHENEKPLTSTECNKSFSQLSAVKIHQQTHTAVKPLTCTECNKSFTWLSDLKFHQKIHTGEKPFTCTECKNSFTRLASLKRHQGIHIGHKPFTCTECNKGFTRLSYLNVHQKIHTGDKPFTCTECNKGFTRLSHLKRHKMIHRYKPFTCTACNKSFSLLSTLKIHQQTHTTVKQFTCTECNKNFTRLSVLKYHQKIHTGDKPFICRECNKSFTWPSNLKFHQKIHTGDKPFICTECNKGFTRLSHLKRHTMIHRGYKPFTCTECNKSFTQHSNLKIHQRIHTGNKPYTCTECNKSFTQVSGLKFHEKIHTGDKPFTCIECNKRFSRLSYLKVHEQTHTAVKPFTCTECNKCFTQISGLKRHQMIHTGHKPFTCTECNKSFTRLSHLQRHKMIHTGYKPFTCSVCNKNFSQLSNLKTHQMILKSCHTGTDRRSNGSVSYFQKRPTQVTST from the exons atgaaggcgaattcactagaaaaggaggtgctactcggaatggtcagtggtaaaaggaagctgGGGGAGACTAAAGGCcctttggctggataccatcaagaatggcaCTGGAATGAACATCAGgcaattgaaagaagccttggaaacatg ATATGGGTGACGTTTGATGACatcgctgtctctttctcccaggaggagtgggagtatttagatgAAGGACAGAAGGAGCTTTatagggaggtgatgaaggagaattatgaaACCCTGATCTCGCTGG GCTCTCCAGCTGTCGCCCCCGAGATTATATCCTACATTGAACGAGGGGAAGAGCCATACGTCAGGGATGAGTCCAGATTAGGAGAGAGAGCAACTGGGGAAAGCAGCTGCTCAG CAGATCTTCAGCTCTCACaagaatggaagagagtaaagaaTCGAGGAGAAGGTCTTGTAGAAATAGAAGAAATCAAAACACAATCGGAAAATGTCTGTGAGAATATTTCCCAGAGCCCTGAGAAGATTAACACAAAGAGTTGTGAGCAGGAATCAAAGGAACAGAGAGACCTTGCAGAAGACACAACAGATGGAGTCACTAAGTGTGAGAGAAACGACGGGGAGCTCAGTAACATCGCTGAGGACCAGACGAGACCCTTCATTAATAATAGCGATAAAGTGACTTCTAAATTCcaggaaaggaaagggagaaaaCACCAGAATGCATTCACAAGTATTGCATCTAAGAGGAGCATCAACTTTATTTCTCCTAAATGTAGTAAGAGCTTCCCATTGTTTTCAGAACTCCAGATGCACACAACGAATCATGAAAATGAGAAACCACTTACAtctaccgagtgtaataaaagcttcagtcAGCTTTCAGCTGTAAAAATTCACCAACAGACCCACACAGCAGTCAAACCACttacatgtactgaatgtaataaaagcttcacttggctttcagatctaaaattTCACCAGAAGATTCACACAGGAGAGAAACCGTTTACATGTACGGAGTGTAAGAATAGTTTCACTCGGCTTGCAAGTCTAAAAAGACACCAAGGGATTCACATAGGTCACAAAccgtttacatgtactgagtgtaataaaggCTTCACTCGACTTTCATATCTAAACGTTCACCAGAAGATTCACACAGGTgataaaccatttacatgtactgagtgtaataaaggcttcactcggctttcacatctaaaaagacacaagaTGATCCACAGATACAAACCGTTTACATGTACTgcgtgtaataaaagtttcagtTTGCTTTCAACTCTAAAAATTCACCAACAAACCCACACAACAGTCAAAcaatttacatgtactgaatgtaataaaaacttcactcGACTTTCAGTTCTAAAATATCACCAGAAGATTCACACAGGAGACAAGCCTTTTATATGTAgggagtgtaataaaagttttaCTTGGCCTTCAAATCTAAAATTTCACCAGAAGATTCACACAGGAGATAAACCATTTatatgtactgaatgtaataaaggcttcactcggctttcacatctaaaaagacacacGATGATCCACagagggtacaaaccatttacatgtaccgagtgtaataaaagtttcactcagcattcaaatctaaaaattcaccagagaaTCCACACGGGCaataaaccatatacatgtactgagtgtaataaaagtttcactcaGGTTTCAGGTCTAAAATTTCATGAAAAGAttcacacaggagacaaaccatttacatgtattgaGTGTAATAAACGCTTCAGTCGGCTTTCATATCTAAAAGTTCACGAGCAGACCCACACAGCagtcaaaccatttacatgtactgagtgtaataaatgcTTCACCCAAATTTCAggtctaaaaagacaccaaatgatccacacagggcacaaaccatttacatgtactgagtgtaataaaagcttcactcggctttcacatctacaaagacacaaaatgatccatacagggtaCAAACCTTTTACATGTAGTGTATGTAATAAAAACTTCTctcagctttcaaatctaaaaactCATCAAATGATacttaagagctgccatactgggacagaccgaaggtctaacGGCTCAGTATCTTATTTCCAaaagaggccaacccaggtcacaagtacctag
- the LOC117354564 gene encoding oocyte zinc finger protein XlCOF6-like isoform X3 has product MPAATSAQIWVTFDDIAVSFSQEEWEYLDEGQKELYREVMKENYETLISLGSPAVAPEIISYIERGEEPYVRDESRLGERATGESSCSADLQLSQEWKRVKNRGEGLVEIEEIKTQSENVCENISQSPEKINTKSCEQESKEQRDLAEDTTDGVTKCERNDGELSNIAEDQTRPFINNSDKVTSKFQERKGRKHQNAFTSIASKRSINFISPKCSKSFPLFSELQMHTTNHENEKPLTSTECNKSFSQLSAVKIHQQTHTAVKPLTCTECNKSFTWLSDLKFHQKIHTGEKPFTCTECKNSFTRLASLKRHQGIHIGHKPFTCTECNKGFTRLSYLNVHQKIHTGDKPFTCTECNKGFTRLSHLKRHKMIHRYKPFTCTACNKSFSLLSTLKIHQQTHTTVKQFTCTECNKNFTRLSVLKYHQKIHTGDKPFICRECNKSFTWPSNLKFHQKIHTGDKPFICTECNKGFTRLSHLKRHTMIHRGYKPFTCTECNKSFTQHSNLKIHQRIHTGNKPYTCTECNKSFTQVSGLKFHEKIHTGDKPFTCIECNKRFSRLSYLKVHEQTHTAVKPFTCTECNKCFTQISGLKRHQMIHTGHKPFTCTECNKSFTRLSHLQRHKMIHTGYKPFTCSVCNKNFSQLSNLKTHQMILKSCHTGTDRRSNGSVSYFQKRPTQVTST; this is encoded by the exons ATGCCTGCTGCAACTTCTGCTCAG ATATGGGTGACGTTTGATGACatcgctgtctctttctcccaggaggagtgggagtatttagatgAAGGACAGAAGGAGCTTTatagggaggtgatgaaggagaattatgaaACCCTGATCTCGCTGG GCTCTCCAGCTGTCGCCCCCGAGATTATATCCTACATTGAACGAGGGGAAGAGCCATACGTCAGGGATGAGTCCAGATTAGGAGAGAGAGCAACTGGGGAAAGCAGCTGCTCAG CAGATCTTCAGCTCTCACaagaatggaagagagtaaagaaTCGAGGAGAAGGTCTTGTAGAAATAGAAGAAATCAAAACACAATCGGAAAATGTCTGTGAGAATATTTCCCAGAGCCCTGAGAAGATTAACACAAAGAGTTGTGAGCAGGAATCAAAGGAACAGAGAGACCTTGCAGAAGACACAACAGATGGAGTCACTAAGTGTGAGAGAAACGACGGGGAGCTCAGTAACATCGCTGAGGACCAGACGAGACCCTTCATTAATAATAGCGATAAAGTGACTTCTAAATTCcaggaaaggaaagggagaaaaCACCAGAATGCATTCACAAGTATTGCATCTAAGAGGAGCATCAACTTTATTTCTCCTAAATGTAGTAAGAGCTTCCCATTGTTTTCAGAACTCCAGATGCACACAACGAATCATGAAAATGAGAAACCACTTACAtctaccgagtgtaataaaagcttcagtcAGCTTTCAGCTGTAAAAATTCACCAACAGACCCACACAGCAGTCAAACCACttacatgtactgaatgtaataaaagcttcacttggctttcagatctaaaattTCACCAGAAGATTCACACAGGAGAGAAACCGTTTACATGTACGGAGTGTAAGAATAGTTTCACTCGGCTTGCAAGTCTAAAAAGACACCAAGGGATTCACATAGGTCACAAAccgtttacatgtactgagtgtaataaaggCTTCACTCGACTTTCATATCTAAACGTTCACCAGAAGATTCACACAGGTgataaaccatttacatgtactgagtgtaataaaggcttcactcggctttcacatctaaaaagacacaagaTGATCCACAGATACAAACCGTTTACATGTACTgcgtgtaataaaagtttcagtTTGCTTTCAACTCTAAAAATTCACCAACAAACCCACACAACAGTCAAAcaatttacatgtactgaatgtaataaaaacttcactcGACTTTCAGTTCTAAAATATCACCAGAAGATTCACACAGGAGACAAGCCTTTTATATGTAgggagtgtaataaaagttttaCTTGGCCTTCAAATCTAAAATTTCACCAGAAGATTCACACAGGAGATAAACCATTTatatgtactgaatgtaataaaggcttcactcggctttcacatctaaaaagacacacGATGATCCACagagggtacaaaccatttacatgtaccgagtgtaataaaagtttcactcagcattcaaatctaaaaattcaccagagaaTCCACACGGGCaataaaccatatacatgtactgagtgtaataaaagtttcactcaGGTTTCAGGTCTAAAATTTCATGAAAAGAttcacacaggagacaaaccatttacatgtattgaGTGTAATAAACGCTTCAGTCGGCTTTCATATCTAAAAGTTCACGAGCAGACCCACACAGCagtcaaaccatttacatgtactgagtgtaataaatgcTTCACCCAAATTTCAggtctaaaaagacaccaaatgatccacacagggcacaaaccatttacatgtactgagtgtaataaaagcttcactcggctttcacatctacaaagacacaaaatgatccatacagggtaCAAACCTTTTACATGTAGTGTATGTAATAAAAACTTCTctcagctttcaaatctaaaaactCATCAAATGATacttaagagctgccatactgggacagaccgaaggtctaacGGCTCAGTATCTTATTTCCAaaagaggccaacccaggtcacaagtacctag
- the LOC117354564 gene encoding oocyte zinc finger protein XlCOF6-like isoform X2 produces MKANSLEKEVLLGMVSGKRKLGETKGPLAGYHQEWHWNEHQAIERSLGNMIWVTFDDIAVSFSQEEWEYLDEGQKELYREVMKENYETLISLGSPAVAPEIISYIERGEEPYVRDESRLGERATGESSCSDLQLSQEWKRVKNRGEGLVEIEEIKTQSENVCENISQSPEKINTKSCEQESKEQRDLAEDTTDGVTKCERNDGELSNIAEDQTRPFINNSDKVTSKFQERKGRKHQNAFTSIASKRSINFISPKCSKSFPLFSELQMHTTNHENEKPLTSTECNKSFSQLSAVKIHQQTHTAVKPLTCTECNKSFTWLSDLKFHQKIHTGEKPFTCTECKNSFTRLASLKRHQGIHIGHKPFTCTECNKGFTRLSYLNVHQKIHTGDKPFTCTECNKGFTRLSHLKRHKMIHRYKPFTCTACNKSFSLLSTLKIHQQTHTTVKQFTCTECNKNFTRLSVLKYHQKIHTGDKPFICRECNKSFTWPSNLKFHQKIHTGDKPFICTECNKGFTRLSHLKRHTMIHRGYKPFTCTECNKSFTQHSNLKIHQRIHTGNKPYTCTECNKSFTQVSGLKFHEKIHTGDKPFTCIECNKRFSRLSYLKVHEQTHTAVKPFTCTECNKCFTQISGLKRHQMIHTGHKPFTCTECNKSFTRLSHLQRHKMIHTGYKPFTCSVCNKNFSQLSNLKTHQMILKSCHTGTDRRSNGSVSYFQKRPTQVTST; encoded by the exons atgaaggcgaattcactagaaaaggaggtgctactcggaatggtcagtggtaaaaggaagctgGGGGAGACTAAAGGCcctttggctggataccatcaagaatggcaCTGGAATGAACATCAGgcaattgaaagaagccttggaaacatg ATATGGGTGACGTTTGATGACatcgctgtctctttctcccaggaggagtgggagtatttagatgAAGGACAGAAGGAGCTTTatagggaggtgatgaaggagaattatgaaACCCTGATCTCGCTGG GCTCTCCAGCTGTCGCCCCCGAGATTATATCCTACATTGAACGAGGGGAAGAGCCATACGTCAGGGATGAGTCCAGATTAGGAGAGAGAGCAACTGGGGAAAGCAGCTGCTCAG ATCTTCAGCTCTCACaagaatggaagagagtaaagaaTCGAGGAGAAGGTCTTGTAGAAATAGAAGAAATCAAAACACAATCGGAAAATGTCTGTGAGAATATTTCCCAGAGCCCTGAGAAGATTAACACAAAGAGTTGTGAGCAGGAATCAAAGGAACAGAGAGACCTTGCAGAAGACACAACAGATGGAGTCACTAAGTGTGAGAGAAACGACGGGGAGCTCAGTAACATCGCTGAGGACCAGACGAGACCCTTCATTAATAATAGCGATAAAGTGACTTCTAAATTCcaggaaaggaaagggagaaaaCACCAGAATGCATTCACAAGTATTGCATCTAAGAGGAGCATCAACTTTATTTCTCCTAAATGTAGTAAGAGCTTCCCATTGTTTTCAGAACTCCAGATGCACACAACGAATCATGAAAATGAGAAACCACTTACAtctaccgagtgtaataaaagcttcagtcAGCTTTCAGCTGTAAAAATTCACCAACAGACCCACACAGCAGTCAAACCACttacatgtactgaatgtaataaaagcttcacttggctttcagatctaaaattTCACCAGAAGATTCACACAGGAGAGAAACCGTTTACATGTACGGAGTGTAAGAATAGTTTCACTCGGCTTGCAAGTCTAAAAAGACACCAAGGGATTCACATAGGTCACAAAccgtttacatgtactgagtgtaataaaggCTTCACTCGACTTTCATATCTAAACGTTCACCAGAAGATTCACACAGGTgataaaccatttacatgtactgagtgtaataaaggcttcactcggctttcacatctaaaaagacacaagaTGATCCACAGATACAAACCGTTTACATGTACTgcgtgtaataaaagtttcagtTTGCTTTCAACTCTAAAAATTCACCAACAAACCCACACAACAGTCAAAcaatttacatgtactgaatgtaataaaaacttcactcGACTTTCAGTTCTAAAATATCACCAGAAGATTCACACAGGAGACAAGCCTTTTATATGTAgggagtgtaataaaagttttaCTTGGCCTTCAAATCTAAAATTTCACCAGAAGATTCACACAGGAGATAAACCATTTatatgtactgaatgtaataaaggcttcactcggctttcacatctaaaaagacacacGATGATCCACagagggtacaaaccatttacatgtaccgagtgtaataaaagtttcactcagcattcaaatctaaaaattcaccagagaaTCCACACGGGCaataaaccatatacatgtactgagtgtaataaaagtttcactcaGGTTTCAGGTCTAAAATTTCATGAAAAGAttcacacaggagacaaaccatttacatgtattgaGTGTAATAAACGCTTCAGTCGGCTTTCATATCTAAAAGTTCACGAGCAGACCCACACAGCagtcaaaccatttacatgtactgagtgtaataaatgcTTCACCCAAATTTCAggtctaaaaagacaccaaatgatccacacagggcacaaaccatttacatgtactgagtgtaataaaagcttcactcggctttcacatctacaaagacacaaaatgatccatacagggtaCAAACCTTTTACATGTAGTGTATGTAATAAAAACTTCTctcagctttcaaatctaaaaactCATCAAATGATacttaagagctgccatactgggacagaccgaaggtctaacGGCTCAGTATCTTATTTCCAaaagaggccaacccaggtcacaagtacctag